In the Gossypium raimondii isolate GPD5lz chromosome 9, ASM2569854v1, whole genome shotgun sequence genome, one interval contains:
- the LOC105799519 gene encoding uncharacterized protein LOC105799519, with amino-acid sequence MKDTGNKRRNSANVQSKHPGRTDRRNNKPNQQNGGKTLKAKEAESKALKARSDPNSKVSDSNVASEPIEVYENVIVHYVDDVNKSEETSPNPNGNKMATKLKKAEILDDCSSDIEGETTQQKEEESDSETIKDSASSLGDSLTAEDEREEGVLRASNGVHDNNLKDGSSHGSRMGSELETNKSHLKALNNTPKKSAKSNGVPHKNATKSYVEETLKVSPKSSSESSEGSNARHAEELKEVDVLDETPNGNKSFASDNEPVDAEDKFQVENEAALNEKINEMETRIEKLKAELREVAALEISLYSVVPEHGSSAHKLHTPARRLSRLYIHACKHWEQNKRATIAKNTVSGLILTAKSCGNDVSRLTFWLSNTIVLREIISQAFGNSRNSNPLARLPELNGSNKRSEVKPSTLKWKGGGGSKQVNSFMPLVDYWQETGTFTNALEKVESWIFSRIVESVWWQALTPYMQTPLEGSPVSKTIGKLLGPALGDQQQGSFSINLWINAFQDAFQRLCPVRAGGHECGCLPVIARLVMEQCVARLDVAMFNAILRESAHEIPTDPISDPIVDSRVLPIPAGDLSFGSGAQLKNAVGNWCRWLTEMFGMDSDDNLNEDQCSSQDDFRKNGDGESKSFLFLNSLSDLLMLPKDMLMDRSIREELCPSIDLPLVKRILCNFTPDEFCPDPVPGAVLEALNAETIVERRLSGDPARSFPYTAALVVYTPPSSSDVAEKVVEAGGKSPLSRNASVVQRKGYTSDEELEELNSPLSSIIEKFPLSPTIVTNGGVNGNHEHAGYGGINARYELLHEVWSV; translated from the exons ATGAAAGACACTGGGAACAAGAGGAGAAATTCAGCTAATGTCCAATCAAAGCACCCAGGAAGAACTGATAGGAGAAATAATAAACCTAATCAACAGAATGGTGGCAAGACTTTGAAGGCGAAAGAAGCTGAATCCAAAGCTTTAAAAGCTAGATCAGACCCTAATTCTAAAGTAAGTGATTCCAATGTGGCATCTGAGCCCATCGAAGTTTATGAGAATGTGATTGTACATTATGTGGATGATGTTAACAAGTCTGAAGAAACATCTCCTAATCCAAATGGTAATAAAATGGccactaaattaaaaaaggccGAAATTTTAGACGATTGCTCCAGTGATATAGAGGGAGAAACAACTCAGCAAAAGGAAGAAGAATCAGACTCTGAGACTATAAAAGATTCAGCATCATCTCTGGGAGATTCCTTGACAGCTGAGGATGAGAGAGAAGAGGGTGTTCTGAGAGCTTCTAATGGTGTTCACGATAACAACCTCAAAGATGGCTCTTCCCATGGTTCCAGAATGGGATCTGAACTTGAAACTAATAAATCACATTTAAAGGCATTGAATAATACTCCAAAGAAATCTGCAAAATCTAATGGAGTCCCCCATAAGAATGCTACCAAAAGTTATGTAGAAGAAACCTTGAAAGTTTCTCCTAAATCTTCATCTGAGTCTTCAGAAGGATCTAATGCCAGGCATGCTGAAGAGTTAAAAGAAGTTGATGTCTTGGATGAGACACCAAACGGCAATAAAAGTTTTGCAAGTGACAATGAGCCTGTTGATGCTGAAGACAAATTTCAAGTTGAAAATGAGGCAGCTTTAAATGAAAAGATTAATGAGATGGAGACAAGAATTGAGAAACTTAAAGCAGAGCTGAGAGAAGTAGCTGCTCTGGAAATTTCTCTCTATTCTGTTGTTCCAGAGCATGGGAGCTCAGCACATAAGCTGCATACACCTGCTCGACGTCTTTCTAGACTCTATATACATGCTTGCAAGCATTGGGAACAAAACAAGCGAGCCACAATTGCTAAAAACACAGTGTCTGGGCTTATTTTGACTGCAAAATCTTGTGGTAATGATGTTTCAAG GTTAACCTTCTGGTTATCAAACACCATAGTGCTGAGGGAGATCATCTCTCAAGCATTTGGCAATTCACGCAACTCAAACCCACTTGCACGGCTCCCTGAGTTAAATGGCAGTAACAAAAGGAGTGAAGTAAAGCCGTCAACTCTAAAATGGAAAGGTGGTGGTGGTAGTAAACAAGTAAACAGTTTTATGCCGCTTGTTGATTATTGGCAAGAGACTGGAACCTTCACTAATGCACTAGAAAAAGTGGAATCTTGGATATTCTCTCGAATAGTTGAGTCAGTATGGTGGCAG GCTCTTACTCCATATATGCAAACTCCTCTTGAGGGTTCACCTGTCAGCAAAACAATTGGAAAGTTGTTGGGGCCAGCCTTAGGAGACCAACAACAAGGAAGTTTCTCTATCAACTTATGGATAAATGCTTTCCAAGATGCTTTTCAACGACTTTGTCCTGTAAGAGCAGGTGGTCATGAGTGTGGTTGCTTGCCAGTTATTGCAAGATTG GTTATGGAGCAGTGTGTTGCAAGGCTAGATGTAGCAATGTTCAATGCTATTTTGAGGGAGTCCGCCCATGAGATTCCAACAGATCCTATATCTGATCCTATTGTAGATTCAAGGGTTCTGCCTATTCCCGCTGGAGATCTTAGCTTCGGATCTGGTGCACAACTCAAAAATGCT GTTGGTAATTGGTGTAGATGGCTGACTGAAATGTTTGGCATGGATAGTGATGATAATTTAAATGAAGATCAATGTTCCAGTCAAGATGATTTCAGAAAAAATGGAGACGGAGAATCTaaatctttcctttttcttaattcCCTGAGTGATCTTCTAATGCTTCCAAAGGACATGCTAATGGACCGTTCAATCAGAGAGGAG CTGTGCCCATCAATAGATCTTCCGTTGGTTAAACGCATTCTCTGCAACTTCACTCCAGATGAATTTTGTCCAGATCCTGTTCCAGGAGCTGTATTGGAAGCCTTGAATGCTGAG ACTATTGTTGAGCGGAGGTTATCAGGGGACCCGGCCAGAAGTTTCCCTTATACAGCTGCCCTCGTTGTCTATACTCCTCCATCCTCATCAGATGTGGCTGAAAAAGTTGTGGAGGCAGGAGGGAAGTCGCCACTGTCTAGGAATGCATCAGTGGTACAGAGGAAAGGGTATACCAGTGACGAGGAACTGGAGGAATTGAATTCTCCACTTTCATCAATAATTGAGAAATTTCCATTGTCACCAACAATTGTTACCAATGGAGGAGTGAATGGAAACCATGAACATGCAGGCTATGGTGGTATAAATGCAAGATACGAACTCCTTCACGAGGTATGGTCCGTGTGA